In Ignavibacteriales bacterium, the following are encoded in one genomic region:
- the cmk gene encoding (d)CMP kinase, with protein sequence MLKKIIIAIDGPAGSGKSTAAKNIAQKLGFTYLDTGAMYRAITFIALRNGIAENIPAVIEMARRINLKLRFENNITRVFVDDEEVTEQIRTAEVNGKVSDISRIPEVRAELVKIQKRLGDEGNIVAEGRDVTTVVFSNADLKIFLTASIDIRTKRRLREFQDKNISITFEEVKANLEKRDRIDSEREISPLKKADDAIELDNSALTPEQDYEFLHKKINEILKK encoded by the coding sequence ATGTTAAAGAAAATAATCATAGCAATAGACGGTCCCGCCGGTTCAGGCAAAAGTACTGCTGCTAAAAACATTGCACAAAAACTTGGTTTTACATATTTGGATACCGGTGCGATGTATCGCGCTATTACTTTTATTGCTCTAAGAAATGGCATCGCCGAAAATATTCCTGCTGTTATTGAAATGGCAAGGCGGATCAATTTAAAGCTAAGATTTGAAAACAACATAACAAGAGTTTTTGTTGATGACGAAGAAGTTACCGAACAAATTAGGACTGCAGAAGTTAACGGAAAGGTTAGCGACATAAGCAGAATACCAGAAGTAAGAGCAGAATTAGTTAAGATTCAAAAAAGATTAGGTGATGAAGGAAATATTGTTGCTGAAGGAAGAGATGTTACTACAGTTGTGTTTTCTAATGCAGATCTAAAAATTTTCCTTACTGCTTCGATTGATATAAGAACTAAAAGACGATTAAGAGAATTTCAAGATAAAAACATTTCGATCACATTTGAAGAAGTTAAAGCTAATTTGGAAAAAAGAGATAGAATTGACAGCGAAAGAGAAATCTCTCCGTTAAAAAAAGCTGATGATGCAATAGAGCTTGATAATTCCGCATTAACTCCTGAACAGGATTATGAATTCTTGCATAAGAAAATTAACGAGATTCTAAAAAAATAA
- a CDS encoding ABC transporter permease produces the protein MAVPFKYTIRSLITRKLTTLITVAGIALVVFVFAAVLMMAYGVEKTLVATGSKENVMVMRKSSQGEISSIVDGETQNVVRTFPYIAKTNDGRQIISGEPVVIINLEIKKGGMSNITVRGVSQLVNILRSQLKITEGRMFNPSLRELIVGKSISNKFAGAEIGSKIKFAGDNWTVVGLFEANGSGFESEVWGDATQLQSAFNRGNTVSTMTIKLDNPNNFEKFQREFNADRRLQQFEVMTEQRFFEMQSEFLAAFIRILGTFITVIFSFGAIIGATITMYAAVANRTVEIGTMRSLGFKRRSILLAFLSESLLITLIGAAVGLFLASFLQLFTISTLNFNSFSDLSFAFALNPSIIISCLIFAVVMGLLGGFLPAVRASRLNIVGALRGG, from the coding sequence ATGGCAGTTCCATTCAAATACACTATAAGAAGTTTGATAACTAGAAAACTTACAACATTAATTACAGTTGCAGGTATTGCGCTTGTTGTGTTTGTATTTGCGGCTGTGCTTATGATGGCTTACGGTGTTGAAAAAACTTTAGTTGCAACGGGATCAAAAGAAAATGTTATGGTGATGAGAAAATCTTCACAAGGTGAAATTTCCAGCATCGTTGATGGTGAAACACAAAATGTTGTTCGGACATTTCCATACATAGCGAAAACAAACGACGGAAGACAAATAATTTCCGGCGAACCGGTAGTGATAATTAATTTAGAAATAAAAAAAGGCGGAATGAGTAACATAACAGTTCGTGGTGTTTCGCAATTGGTTAATATTTTGCGTTCGCAATTGAAAATAACCGAAGGAAGAATGTTCAACCCTTCTTTAAGGGAATTGATTGTCGGTAAATCAATATCAAATAAATTTGCCGGAGCTGAGATAGGAAGTAAAATAAAATTTGCCGGTGATAACTGGACCGTTGTTGGTTTGTTCGAAGCAAACGGAAGCGGATTTGAATCCGAAGTTTGGGGCGATGCAACTCAGTTGCAGAGTGCATTTAATCGCGGTAATACTGTTTCAACTATGACAATTAAATTAGATAACCCGAATAACTTTGAAAAATTCCAAAGAGAATTTAATGCAGACAGAAGACTTCAACAATTTGAAGTAATGACTGAACAAAGATTCTTCGAGATGCAATCGGAATTTCTTGCAGCATTCATTCGAATTCTCGGAACCTTTATTACAGTAATATTTAGTTTCGGTGCAATTATTGGCGCAACTATTACAATGTATGCCGCTGTTGCTAACAGAACAGTTGAAATTGGAACGATGCGCTCACTTGGTTTCAAACGTAGAAGTATTCTCCTCGCATTTTTAAGTGAATCTTTACTGATTACATTGATCGGTGCCGCAGTTGGATTGTTCTTAGCATCATTCTTACAGTTATTTACAATCTCAACACTAAACTTTAATTCATTCTCTGATTTATCATTTGCGTTTGCTTTAAATCCATCAATAATTATTTCATGTTTAATCTTTGCGGTTGTTATGGGACTGCTCGGTGGATTCTTGCCTGCAGTTCGTGCTTCAAGGTTAAATATTGTTGGTGCATTAAGAGGGGGTTAA
- a CDS encoding ABC transporter permease, which yields MKIFKLIFKNALRHKLRTSLTILGITIAIIAFGLLRTVVTIWYSSVDATMANRLITRQSVSFIFPLPFAYKDKIQSVPGVTNVCGAIWFGGVYKDKKNFFARMAVDDNMFEVYPEFLLPKAEFESYKKQRNGCVIGSLIAKQYNLKIGDQMVLDGDIYPGRWEFEVRGIYKPKNKNTDATQMVFHVDYINERMKVETPPRANQVMWYMVQIDDPNRSAQISNQIDEMFKNSTAETKTETEKAFTQGFISASGAIITAMNWMSFMIIGIILLVVANTMIMSARERTREYAVFKTLGFSALHLTGLILGESMLIACLGGGIGLALTFPVVSGFEQAMPKGFFPFFFIEPITIVLAVIATLLVGLLAAIFPIQRALGTKIVDGFRFVG from the coding sequence ATGAAAATATTTAAATTAATTTTTAAGAATGCACTTCGACACAAGCTGAGAACATCCCTTACAATTCTTGGAATTACAATTGCGATCATTGCATTTGGTTTGTTGAGAACTGTGGTTACCATTTGGTATTCAAGTGTTGATGCAACAATGGCGAACCGGTTGATAACCCGTCAATCAGTTTCATTCATTTTTCCATTACCATTTGCGTATAAAGATAAAATTCAATCTGTCCCTGGAGTTACCAATGTATGCGGTGCAATTTGGTTTGGTGGAGTTTACAAAGACAAAAAGAATTTCTTTGCTAGAATGGCTGTAGATGATAACATGTTCGAAGTTTATCCTGAATTTTTATTACCGAAAGCAGAATTCGAATCATATAAGAAACAAAGAAACGGATGTGTCATTGGTTCCCTAATTGCAAAACAATATAATTTGAAAATCGGCGATCAAATGGTGCTCGACGGAGATATTTATCCCGGTAGATGGGAATTCGAAGTTCGCGGAATATATAAACCTAAGAATAAAAACACAGATGCAACTCAAATGGTTTTTCATGTGGATTATATAAACGAACGAATGAAAGTAGAAACTCCGCCACGTGCTAATCAAGTTATGTGGTATATGGTTCAGATTGATGATCCGAATCGCTCTGCACAAATTTCAAATCAGATTGATGAGATGTTCAAGAATTCAACCGCTGAAACAAAAACAGAAACAGAAAAAGCATTTACACAGGGATTTATTTCTGCTTCCGGTGCAATCATAACAGCAATGAACTGGATGTCTTTCATGATCATAGGAATAATTTTATTAGTTGTTGCTAACACAATGATAATGTCTGCACGGGAAAGAACACGTGAGTATGCAGTATTCAAAACACTTGGATTTTCAGCTCTTCACTTAACCGGTTTGATTCTTGGTGAATCTATGTTGATCGCTTGTCTTGGCGGAGGAATTGGTTTAGCTCTAACATTCCCAGTTGTGTCGGGATTTGAACAGGCAATGCCGAAAGGATTTTTCCCGTTCTTCTTTATTGAACCGATCACTATTGTTCTTGCAGTTATAGCAACTTTGTTAGTTGGATTGCTTGCTGCAATATTCCCGATTCAACGTGCACTTGGAACAAAGATTGTTGATGGATTTAGGTTTGTCGGATAA
- a CDS encoding ABC transporter ATP-binding protein: MSAIIQVKNLSKSYWRNSLEIPVLHDITLDVQEGEFLALMGPSGSGKTTLLNLIAGIDRPTNGEVTVAGTNIAKLGESALAKWRSSNVGFVFQFYNLIPVLTAFENVELPLLLTKLSKSERRKHVEATLNIVGLGDRMSHYPKQLSGGQEQRVAIARAIVTDPVILVADEPTGDLDRKSAEEILTLIDRLNKEFKKTVIVVTHDPHAAEKASRKLHLDKGDLV; the protein is encoded by the coding sequence ATGAGTGCAATTATTCAAGTAAAAAATTTATCGAAATCATACTGGCGAAACAGTTTGGAAATTCCTGTTCTTCATGATATCACTCTTGATGTTCAAGAAGGAGAATTTCTTGCACTGATGGGACCTTCCGGTTCCGGTAAAACAACATTGTTAAATTTAATTGCCGGTATTGACCGTCCGACAAATGGAGAAGTAACAGTAGCAGGAACGAACATAGCAAAACTTGGCGAATCAGCTCTTGCAAAATGGCGTTCATCAAATGTCGGTTTTGTTTTTCAATTTTATAATTTAATTCCTGTTCTTACTGCATTTGAAAATGTTGAACTTCCGCTTCTTCTTACAAAACTTTCCAAATCCGAAAGAAGAAAACACGTTGAAGCAACATTAAATATTGTTGGACTTGGCGATAGAATGAGTCATTATCCGAAACAACTTTCCGGCGGACAGGAACAGCGTGTAGCAATTGCACGCGCTATTGTTACCGATCCGGTAATACTTGTTGCTGATGAACCAACCGGTGATCTTGATAGAAAGTCTGCTGAAGAAATTCTAACATTGATTGACCGATTAAATAAAGAATTCAAAAAAACTGTTATAGTGGTTACTCACGATCCGCACGCCGCCGAGAAAGCTTCCCGTAAGCTTCATCTCGATAAAGGCGATTTGGTGTAA
- a CDS encoding efflux RND transporter periplasmic adaptor subunit, which yields METKSADLSSLKIDRSQKNVNPEQKGKLVKMIATGLGITIILLVIVFLFKSYTSPAIEVKMTYAATQSSAQSSAILTASGYVVAQRKAAVASKGMGRLVYLGVVEGDKVSVNQVIARLEDSDIKAQLDQAKANLKLSQADLNDAEKNYNRQKDLLRTGSASQMEFDAAETRYNRVLASIEVAKALVTQSEVALENTLVRAPFNGTVLTKNADVGEVVAPMGAGVNSKAAVVTMADMNSLQVEADVSESNIEKIEPNQNCQITLDAYPGHNYAGYVAKIVPTADRGKATVMVKVGFKSYDKRVLPEMSAKVLFLREAMKEELKNEKPNLVVPKTAVVTRGDQKFTFKVRDEKVVQVAVTTGKDFGSFIEITNGLENGDEIIDNVTAEIKDGAKVKINK from the coding sequence GTGGAAACAAAAAGCGCGGATTTATCTTCATTAAAAATTGACAGAAGCCAGAAAAATGTAAATCCCGAACAGAAGGGAAAGCTTGTTAAAATGATTGCTACCGGATTAGGTATTACAATTATTTTACTTGTCATTGTATTTCTATTTAAATCTTACACAAGTCCGGCTATAGAAGTGAAGATGACTTATGCAGCGACGCAATCATCAGCGCAAAGTAGCGCCATATTAACAGCAAGCGGTTATGTAGTTGCACAAAGAAAAGCTGCAGTTGCTTCAAAAGGAATGGGACGTTTAGTTTATCTTGGAGTTGTTGAGGGCGATAAAGTTTCGGTTAACCAAGTTATAGCAAGATTGGAAGACAGCGATATCAAAGCTCAACTTGATCAAGCGAAAGCAAATTTAAAACTTAGTCAAGCAGATTTAAATGATGCCGAAAAAAATTATAATCGTCAAAAAGATTTATTAAGAACCGGTTCTGCAAGTCAAATGGAATTTGATGCCGCTGAGACAAGATATAATAGAGTGCTTGCATCAATTGAAGTTGCTAAAGCATTAGTTACGCAATCAGAAGTTGCTCTTGAAAATACTTTGGTGCGGGCACCATTCAATGGAACCGTTCTTACAAAAAATGCAGATGTTGGCGAAGTTGTTGCACCGATGGGTGCGGGCGTAAATTCCAAAGCCGCCGTTGTAACTATGGCTGATATGAATTCTTTGCAAGTCGAAGCAGATGTGAGCGAGTCGAATATTGAAAAGATCGAACCAAATCAGAATTGCCAGATCACACTTGATGCATACCCCGGGCATAATTATGCCGGTTATGTTGCTAAGATCGTTCCAACAGCAGACCGCGGTAAAGCTACAGTTATGGTTAAAGTTGGATTTAAGAGTTATGATAAACGAGTTCTTCCGGAAATGAGCGCAAAAGTTCTCTTCCTTCGTGAAGCAATGAAAGAAGAATTGAAAAATGAAAAACCGAATTTAGTTGTTCCTAAAACTGCGGTTGTTACCAGAGGAGATCAGAAATTTACTTTCAAAGTTCGTGATGAGAAAGTTGTTCAAGTTGCAGTAACAACCGGAAAAGATTTTGGTTCTTTTATTGAAATCACTAATGGATTGGAAAACGGTGATGAAATTATTGATAATGTTACTGCTGAAATTAAAGATGGTGCGAAAGTTAAAATTAATAAATAA
- a CDS encoding inositol monophosphatase family protein: MIDKVIQISKEAGEIVREGFGKNFSTEYKTNSSDLVTEIDKKSEALIIDFIKKEFPGHSVLAEESGEHGTSSEYLWVIDPLDGTTNFAHGFPMFAVSIGVQKNGGTICGAVYDIMRDEIYTSEKGSGSFRNGMKLKVSSNTDLRKSVLVTGFPYNIAENPDHAFERFIDSLKSARAVRRLGSAAIDFCYVALGVFDGFWEVHLHPWDICAGKLIVEEASGVVTNFAGEKIDIYSKQILATNNFVHRSMIKLLSNY, translated from the coding sequence ATGATTGATAAAGTTATTCAAATCTCAAAAGAAGCTGGAGAAATTGTAAGAGAAGGATTTGGGAAAAATTTTTCTACTGAATACAAAACAAATTCATCAGACCTTGTAACTGAGATAGATAAAAAATCTGAAGCTTTGATAATTGATTTTATTAAAAAAGAATTTCCCGGTCACTCAGTTCTTGCGGAAGAGAGCGGTGAACACGGAACAAGTTCCGAATATCTCTGGGTAATAGATCCGCTTGATGGGACAACAAACTTTGCACATGGATTTCCAATGTTTGCTGTTTCAATCGGTGTGCAGAAAAATGGCGGGACAATTTGCGGTGCTGTTTATGATATTATGAGAGATGAAATCTATACATCTGAAAAAGGAAGCGGTTCTTTCCGCAATGGAATGAAATTAAAAGTTAGCTCAAATACAGATTTGAGAAAAAGTGTTCTTGTTACCGGGTTCCCGTACAACATAGCAGAAAATCCAGATCATGCATTTGAAAGATTTATTGATTCATTAAAATCTGCACGCGCTGTTCGCCGTCTTGGTTCTGCCGCAATTGATTTTTGTTATGTTGCTTTAGGAGTGTTTGACGGATTTTGGGAAGTCCATCTTCATCCTTGGGATATTTGCGCGGGCAAATTAATTGTTGAAGAAGCCAGCGGTGTAGTTACGAATTTTGCTGGAGAGAAGATTGATATTTATTCTAAGCAGATTTTAGCAACAAATAATTTTGTTCATCGTTCCATGATTAAATTACTGAGTAACTATTAA
- the lon gene encoding endopeptidase La: MDEIISKTSNDYSTIDSIPRILPVLPLRDNVIFPYMIFPVLVGREQSIKAANFALDGSKYIFLAAQKKSNVEEPAKEDIYTEGTIAKIIQILKLPNGLLKILVDGIIQGRIISFTDRTNFYEAEIEVISQKDEDPREKNALMRQMSNLFKEYVKINKAVPPEAVTALDNIDEPDRKLFYVAANINQQIEVKQKILQKFSLKDQLYEVIRILNSEIEILKIEKEIEGKVQENIQKTQRKFIIQEQIRILQDELGEEDEASPEFTKLKERIKNSKMPKPIYEKAIEEFNKLKKTPPSSPESTVIRNYLDWLIDVPWHIKTKDNLDIKNVRKILDEDHYGLDKPKERIVEHIAVLNLVKNMRGQILCFVGPPGVGKTSLGKSIARAIGRNFVRISLGGVRDEAEIRGHRRTYIGSMPGKIIQSMKRAKTINPIMLLDEIDKMSMDFRGDPSSAMLEVLDPEQNHTFNDHYLDIDYDLSQVMFITTANVRYNIPLPIQDRMEIIELPGYLEHEKVQIAKRHIIPKQIQAHGLEKYNVEFKDEAITKIIMDYTREAGVRNLEREITSVLRKTAREIIISHSNNGSKKKSKKKFSIDTALVEKFLGVPRFRTQKADKELRVGSVTGLAWTSMGGEILQVDATVMTGTEKLTLTGQIGNVMKESAQAALSYLRSNAKDFGLDSNFAKDKEIHIHLPEGAIPKDGPSAGITLALAMFSALSGKAARNDVAMTGEITLRGKILPIGGLNEKLLAARRSGIKIVLIPKENEKDLSEIKSEVKDGMNIIPIQTIKEALKFVFEADKKPNKKLLKKKPK, translated from the coding sequence ATGGATGAAATTATTAGTAAGACAAGCAACGATTATTCAACAATAGACAGTATTCCACGCATATTACCAGTTCTGCCTCTTCGTGATAATGTAATTTTTCCGTACATGATATTTCCTGTATTGGTTGGAAGAGAACAATCCATAAAAGCCGCAAACTTTGCACTCGATGGCTCAAAATATATTTTTCTGGCTGCTCAAAAAAAATCTAATGTAGAAGAACCGGCTAAAGAAGATATTTATACTGAAGGAACGATTGCAAAAATAATACAGATACTAAAACTGCCAAACGGATTACTTAAAATTTTAGTTGACGGAATAATTCAAGGAAGAATTATTTCTTTCACTGATAGAACAAATTTCTACGAAGCCGAGATAGAAGTTATCTCTCAGAAAGATGAAGACCCGCGGGAGAAGAACGCATTGATGCGGCAAATGTCAAATCTTTTCAAAGAGTATGTAAAAATAAATAAAGCAGTTCCTCCCGAAGCCGTAACTGCACTTGATAATATTGATGAACCTGACCGTAAATTATTTTACGTTGCGGCAAACATAAATCAGCAAATTGAAGTTAAGCAGAAAATCCTACAAAAATTTTCCTTAAAAGATCAGCTCTACGAAGTTATTAGAATTCTTAATTCAGAAATAGAAATTTTGAAAATTGAAAAAGAGATCGAAGGGAAAGTTCAAGAAAATATTCAAAAGACGCAGCGAAAATTTATTATTCAAGAACAGATTAGAATTTTGCAAGATGAACTTGGCGAAGAAGATGAAGCATCTCCAGAATTTACAAAACTTAAAGAGCGAATTAAAAATTCCAAGATGCCAAAACCTATTTATGAAAAAGCTATTGAAGAATTCAATAAATTGAAGAAAACTCCTCCAAGTTCTCCCGAATCAACTGTCATTCGTAATTATCTTGATTGGCTGATTGATGTTCCTTGGCATATCAAAACAAAAGACAATCTTGATATAAAAAACGTCCGCAAAATTTTAGATGAAGATCATTACGGTCTTGATAAGCCAAAAGAGAGAATTGTAGAACACATTGCTGTTTTAAATCTTGTAAAAAATATGCGCGGACAAATTTTATGTTTTGTTGGACCTCCGGGAGTTGGAAAAACTTCGCTTGGAAAATCTATTGCACGTGCGATTGGTAGAAATTTTGTTCGCATTTCGCTCGGCGGCGTTCGTGATGAAGCAGAGATCCGCGGACATAGAAGAACTTATATCGGTTCAATGCCGGGAAAAATTATTCAATCAATGAAACGCGCAAAAACAATTAATCCGATTATGCTTCTTGATGAAATAGATAAGATGAGTATGGATTTCCGCGGCGATCCGTCATCTGCCATGCTAGAAGTTCTAGATCCTGAACAGAACCATACATTCAATGATCATTATCTGGATATTGATTATGATCTTTCTCAAGTTATGTTTATTACAACTGCAAATGTTAGATATAATATTCCGCTTCCTATACAGGATAGAATGGAAATAATTGAATTACCCGGATATCTTGAGCATGAAAAAGTTCAGATAGCAAAACGACATATCATTCCTAAACAGATTCAAGCTCACGGTCTTGAAAAATATAATGTTGAATTCAAAGACGAAGCGATTACCAAAATAATTATGGATTATACACGTGAAGCCGGTGTTCGAAATCTTGAACGTGAGATCACATCTGTACTTCGTAAAACTGCACGCGAAATAATTATCTCTCATTCAAACAATGGAAGCAAGAAGAAATCTAAAAAGAAATTTTCTATTGATACTGCGCTTGTTGAAAAGTTTCTTGGTGTTCCAAGGTTCAGAACTCAAAAAGCTGATAAAGAATTACGTGTAGGAAGTGTTACTGGTTTAGCATGGACAAGCATGGGTGGTGAGATTCTTCAAGTTGATGCAACTGTTATGACAGGTACAGAAAAACTTACACTCACTGGACAAATTGGAAATGTGATGAAAGAATCGGCACAAGCTGCTCTTAGCTATTTACGTTCAAATGCAAAAGATTTTGGGTTAGATTCGAATTTTGCAAAAGACAAAGAGATACACATACATCTTCCCGAAGGTGCGATACCTAAAGACGGACCAAGTGCAGGCATAACATTGGCATTGGCTATGTTTTCCGCTTTAAGCGGTAAAGCTGCACGTAATGATGTAGCTATGACCGGGGAAATTACTTTGCGCGGAAAAATTTTACCGATCGGCGGACTAAATGAAAAACTGCTTGCAGCAAGAAGAAGCGGAATAAAAATAGTTCTGATACCAAAGGAAAATGAAAAAGATCTAAGTGAAATTAAATCGGAAGTTAAAGATGGAATGAATATTATTCCGATTCAGACTATAAAAGAAGCGTTAAAATTTGTTTTCGAAGCGGATAAAAAACCGAACAAAAAATTATTGAAGAAAAAACCAAAGTAA
- a CDS encoding GAF domain-containing protein: MAKTLVINKNLPLSEIYESLLQQLNSLVNPDEPLISNLANVTAALKDTFNKISWVGFYLLKDGKLYLGPFQGKVACTVIEIGKGVCGGCAARKEIIIVNDVDQFPGHIICDVGSRSEIVIPLIKDEKIFGVLDLDSYQLSAFNETDKKYLEILSKTLIQKLSFERIVL, encoded by the coding sequence ATGGCCAAGACTTTAGTTATTAATAAAAATCTTCCCCTGTCAGAAATTTATGAATCGCTCCTTCAACAATTGAATTCGTTGGTTAATCCGGATGAACCGTTGATCTCAAATCTTGCGAATGTTACTGCAGCGCTCAAAGATACTTTTAATAAAATTAGTTGGGTTGGTTTCTATCTCTTAAAAGATGGAAAACTTTATCTAGGTCCCTTTCAAGGGAAAGTTGCATGTACAGTTATCGAAATTGGCAAAGGTGTGTGCGGTGGTTGTGCTGCACGAAAAGAAATAATAATTGTAAACGATGTTGATCAATTTCCGGGGCATATCATATGCGACGTCGGTTCACGATCGGAGATTGTAATTCCTTTAATAAAAGATGAAAAGATTTTCGGAGTGTTGGATTTAGATAGTTATCAACTTTCTGCTTTTAATGAAACAGATAAAAAATATCTAGAAATTTTGAGCAAAACATTAATTCAAAAACTTTCTTTTGAAAGAATAGTTTTGTAA
- the dnaX gene encoding DNA polymerase III subunit gamma/tau, translating to MAEQIKYIVTARKWRPQTFADVVGQEHITTTMKNAILSNRIAHAYLFAGPRGVGKTTTARILAKVLNCLNSKNGEPCNECEMCQSFANSRSLDIIEIDGASNRRIEEIRTLRESVKYAPTKGNYKVYIIDEVHMLTTESFNALLKTLEEPPEHTVFIFATTDVHKVPLTIISRCQRFDFRRIEMSVIKKLLKEIADAEKIKIDDIALTLIAKKADGALRDAQSLFDQVISFSGMDVDSNVLSKMFNLIDEEIYFNISDAILNKNFTAAFDVSQKIYENGWNYVDFIAGLIEHFRNIMTVVVRKNCDLIEEAEIFKNKYLEYIGKFSEGDILRIFAFLNKVQWEIKSSSNQKLKIEISLSHLIGLEKSSTITELLSNIDKSNPETKPKIVLDSSVKFNSSSKQINSPISNVRPALKEEIIVPEIKEFITPTLNSTTDFNDIISKWNNFIEQVKSEKLFFASVLLNSNPVEFNNHQLHLEVEHPEDGDIINNNKTYLDKKTKEVFGQKIEMKISKGKKSSATKKAIYANPNNNSTKADEDPIANAIINELGGREIKR from the coding sequence ATGGCTGAACAAATTAAATATATTGTTACTGCACGCAAATGGCGTCCGCAAACTTTTGCAGATGTTGTAGGTCAAGAACATATCACTACAACAATGAAGAATGCAATTCTAAGCAATCGAATTGCACATGCATATTTATTCGCCGGTCCCAGAGGTGTTGGTAAAACCACCACGGCTCGTATTCTAGCCAAAGTACTGAATTGCCTAAATTCTAAAAATGGCGAACCATGTAATGAATGTGAAATGTGTCAATCTTTTGCCAATTCACGATCGCTTGATATTATTGAAATAGACGGCGCATCTAACAGACGCATTGAAGAAATTAGGACGCTTAGGGAATCAGTTAAATACGCTCCTACAAAAGGCAATTACAAAGTTTATATAATAGATGAAGTGCATATGTTAACAACCGAATCATTCAATGCGCTTCTAAAAACATTGGAAGAACCGCCGGAACATACCGTATTCATTTTTGCCACAACCGATGTTCATAAAGTTCCGTTAACAATAATTTCCCGTTGTCAGCGTTTCGATTTCCGCCGTATTGAAATGAGCGTTATTAAAAAACTATTAAAGGAAATTGCCGATGCTGAAAAAATTAAGATCGATGATATAGCTCTCACACTAATTGCAAAAAAAGCCGATGGCGCTCTGCGAGATGCACAGAGTTTATTCGATCAAGTAATTTCTTTCAGCGGGATGGATGTTGATTCTAACGTTCTCTCGAAAATGTTTAATCTAATTGATGAAGAGATTTATTTTAATATTTCGGATGCAATTCTAAACAAGAATTTTACTGCTGCTTTTGATGTCTCTCAAAAAATTTATGAGAACGGATGGAATTATGTTGATTTTATAGCTGGGCTGATTGAACATTTTAGGAATATAATGACTGTGGTTGTCCGTAAAAATTGTGATCTGATAGAAGAAGCGGAGATATTCAAGAATAAATATTTAGAATATATCGGCAAGTTTTCAGAAGGAGATATTTTAAGAATTTTTGCTTTTCTCAATAAAGTTCAGTGGGAGATTAAATCATCTTCAAATCAAAAATTAAAAATCGAAATTTCGCTTAGTCATCTAATTGGTTTGGAAAAATCTTCAACTATAACAGAACTACTTTCTAATATTGATAAAAGCAATCCGGAGACTAAACCAAAAATAGTTCTTGATTCTTCAGTAAAATTTAACTCTTCCTCTAAACAAATTAATTCTCCTATTTCAAATGTGCGACCAGCACTAAAAGAGGAAATCATTGTTCCTGAAATAAAAGAATTTATTACCCCAACGTTAAACAGCACAACAGATTTTAACGATATTATCTCCAAGTGGAATAATTTTATAGAACAGGTAAAATCAGAAAAATTATTTTTTGCATCAGTTTTATTAAACTCAAATCCTGTTGAATTCAATAACCATCAATTGCATCTTGAAGTTGAACATCCTGAAGATGGTGACATAATAAACAACAATAAAACCTATCTTGATAAAAAGACAAAAGAAGTGTTCGGTCAAAAAATTGAAATGAAAATCTCAAAAGGGAAAAAATCTTCCGCAACAAAAAAAGCCATATATGCAAATCCGAACAATAATTCCACAAAAGCTGATGAAGATCCAATTGCAAACGCAATAATAAACGAACTCGGCGGAAGAGAAATCAAACGGTAG